The proteins below come from a single Takifugu rubripes chromosome 10, fTakRub1.2, whole genome shotgun sequence genomic window:
- the pde7a gene encoding high affinity 3',5'-cyclic-AMP phosphodiesterase 7A isoform X1 — MEVCYQLPVLPLDRPVPKHVLSRRGAISFSSSSSLFGAPDPRQLSQRRGAISYDSSDQTALYIRMLGDVRVRSQVGFEPERRSSHQYLCIDFRTLHARLGCGTAEGGSAPERRVHRLLSFQRYLHSSRLLRGLPQQIPLHILDEDYTGQARCMLEKVGNWNFDIFLFNKLTNGNSLINLTFHLLNQYGLIELFQLDMVKLWRFLVMVQEDYHNDNPYHNAVHAADVTQAMYCFLQEPMLSKSLTSCDILLGLLAAATHDLDHPGVNQPFLIKTNHYLATLYRNTSVLENHHWKSAVGLLRETGLFSHLPPEDSRNMEADLGSLILATDISRQNDYLSRFRRHLDQDDLCLSNASHRHFVLQMALKCADICNPCRPWELSKQWSEKVTEEFFQQGDIEKKHKLEISPVCDRASNTVGNIQIGFMTYVAEPLFVEWARFSDTRLSQTMLGHMGLNKASWGSLQQEQSSAGEETRPGAANVDDTAARRDGTGHVATGGNGSKEIPQGSRGC; from the exons AGACGGGGAGCCATATCCTATGACAGCTCTGACCAGACGGCGCTGTACATTCGCATGCTAG GAGATGTGAGAGTGAGAAGTCAGGTGGGATTTGAACCGGAACGAAGGAGCTCCCACCAGTATCTGTGCATCGACTTCCGAACACTTCACG cacggCTCGGGTGTGGGACCGCGGAGGGCGGCTCCGCTCCGGAACGACGGGTCCACAGGCTGCTCAGCTTCCAGAGGTACCTGCACTCGTCGCGTCTGCTGAGGGGTCTCCCCCAGCAGATCCCCCTCCACATCCTGGATGAAGACTACACTGGACAGGCCAGa TGCATGCTGGAAAAAGTCGGGAACTGGAATtttgacattttcctctttaataAGTTGACAAACG GAAACAGCCTGATCAACCTCACCTTTCACCTGCTGAACCAGTATGGCCTGATAGAGCTCTTCCAGTTGGACATGGTCAAACTCTGGAGGTTCCTAGTCATGGTCCAGGAGGACTACCACAACGACAACCCCTACCACAACGCTGTCCACGCTGCAGACGTCACCCAGGCCATGTACTGCTTCTTGCAGGAACCTATG CTGTCAAAGTCTCTGACCTCCTGTGACATTCTGCTGGGCTTGTTGGCAGCCGCCACGCATGATCTGGACCATCCAGGGGTCAACCAGCCTTTCCTCATCAAGACCAACCACTATCTCGCCACCCTGTACAGG AATACCTCAGTTTTGGAAAACCACCACTGGAAGTCTGCAGTAGGTCTGCTCCGAGAGACCGGGCTGTTCTCTCATCTGCCCCCTGAGGACAG CCGGAACATGGAGGCGGACCTGGGTTCGTTGATCCTGGCCACAGACATCAGCAGACAGAACGATTACCTGTCCAGGTTCCGACGGCACCTGGACCAGGACGACCTGTGCTTGAGCAACGCCAGCCACCGTCATTTCGTGCTGCAG ATGGCCCTGAAGTGCGCCGACATCTGTAACCCCTGCAGACCGTGGGAACTGAGCAAGCAGTGGAGCGAGAAAGTGACCGAGGAGTTCTTCCAACAAG GGGATATCGAGAAGAAGCACAAACTTGAAATCAGCCCTGTTTGTGATCGAGCGTCCAACACAGTTGGGAACATTCAGATAG GCTTCATGACGTACGTGGCGGAGCCGCTGTTCGTGGAGTGGGCCCGTTTTTCCGACACCCGTCTGTCCCAGACCATGCTGGGCCACATGGGGCTGAACAAGGCCAGCTGGGGCAGCCTGCAACAGGAACAAAGTTCGGCCGGCGAGGAGACGAGGCCCGGCGCGGCCAACGTCGACGATACCGCTGCCCGGAGAGACGGCACCGGGCACGTGGCAACGGGAGGAAACGGCTCCAAAGAAATACCTCAGGGAAGCAGAGGATGTTGA
- the mtfr1 gene encoding mitochondrial fission regulator 1: MCPSTSLTTSTKMSNNHAQSEMDLAFTAVKPYGSSRSIVRRIATSLPLKPCPRVHFQLYPYSEDAGILISGRRQNGFVASLADIAWIDREEEEDEDYYGNPRSEMQAGFVFRSRQLHPQRNLLPRRRSLPTLHEGTRDPQASSVANDEAIQKISVLETELAKLRAQIAQIVLAQERGTQPGRAHTVNIPIIPLPPPPPPPPLPPPPSLQRTFSAIDLIKERKGKRGDRQTTLDSKPAEIPNMLDVLKDMSKVKLRSVKSHPAEGEIKVKPSEPVDAASLIAEALKRKFAHRYRHDSERDDGEDFKLPVQDRKPQTETPAFGQHMLKQTGRRKLI; the protein is encoded by the exons ATGTGTCCATCTACCAGTTTAACTACATCCACAAAAATGAGTAACAACCATGCACAGAGCGAAATGGACTTG GCTTTTACAGCAGTCAAGCCCTACGGCTCTTCTAGAAGTATTGTGAGAAGAATAGCCACGAGCCTTCCTCTCAAACCTTGCCCCAGGGTGCATTTTCAG CTTTATCCATACAGCGAGGATGCTGGTATCCTCATCAGTGGAAGAAGGCAGAACGGCTTTGTGGCCTCTCTGGCTGACATTGCCTGGatagacagggaggaagaggaggatgaagactaCTATGGCAACCCCAG GTCGGAGATGCAGGCGGGATTTGTGTTCCGATCCCGCCAACTTCATCCTCAGCGGAACCTTTTACCTCGACGGAGATCTCTACCAACCCTGCACGAGGGCACGAGGGACCCCCAGGCTTCTTCTGTGGCCAATGATGAGGCCATTCAGAAGATCAGCGTGCTGGAGACGGAACTGGCCAAACTGAGAGCTCAGATTGCTCAGATCGTACTGGCTCAGGAAAGGGGCACACAGCCAGGTAGGGCTCACACAGTCAATATTCCAATAATCC CTCTgcctcccccgcctcctccccctcccctcccacctcccccaaGTCTCCAGAGGACATTTTCTGCCATTGACTTGATAAAAGAGCGCAAAGGGAAGCGGGGTGACCGCCAAACAACTTTGGATTCAAAGCCAGCAGAAATCCCAAACATGCTGGACGTGCTAAAAGATATGAGCAAGGTCAAGCTGCGGTCGGTCAAGAG CCACCCTGCTGAAGGTGAAATTAAAGTCAAGCCCAGCGAGCCGGTGGACGCTGCCTCCCTCATCGCCGAGGCCTTGAAACGCAAGTTTGCTCACCGCTATCGTCACGACAGCGAGCGAGACGACGGGGAGGATTTCAAACTTCCCGTCCAAGACAGGAAACCTCAAACAGAAACTCCTGCG TTCGGGCAGCACATGTTGAAGCAAACTGGAAGAAGGAAGTTGATCTGA
- the pde7a gene encoding high affinity 3',5'-cyclic-AMP phosphodiesterase 7A isoform X2: MEVCYQLPVLPLDRPVPKHVLSRRGAISFSSSSSLFGAPDPRQLSQRRGAISYDSSDQTALYIRMLDVRVRSQVGFEPERRSSHQYLCIDFRTLHARLGCGTAEGGSAPERRVHRLLSFQRYLHSSRLLRGLPQQIPLHILDEDYTGQARCMLEKVGNWNFDIFLFNKLTNGNSLINLTFHLLNQYGLIELFQLDMVKLWRFLVMVQEDYHNDNPYHNAVHAADVTQAMYCFLQEPMLSKSLTSCDILLGLLAAATHDLDHPGVNQPFLIKTNHYLATLYRNTSVLENHHWKSAVGLLRETGLFSHLPPEDSRNMEADLGSLILATDISRQNDYLSRFRRHLDQDDLCLSNASHRHFVLQMALKCADICNPCRPWELSKQWSEKVTEEFFQQGDIEKKHKLEISPVCDRASNTVGNIQIGFMTYVAEPLFVEWARFSDTRLSQTMLGHMGLNKASWGSLQQEQSSAGEETRPGAANVDDTAARRDGTGHVATGGNGSKEIPQGSRGC, encoded by the exons AGACGGGGAGCCATATCCTATGACAGCTCTGACCAGACGGCGCTGTACATTCGCATGCTAG ATGTGAGAGTGAGAAGTCAGGTGGGATTTGAACCGGAACGAAGGAGCTCCCACCAGTATCTGTGCATCGACTTCCGAACACTTCACG cacggCTCGGGTGTGGGACCGCGGAGGGCGGCTCCGCTCCGGAACGACGGGTCCACAGGCTGCTCAGCTTCCAGAGGTACCTGCACTCGTCGCGTCTGCTGAGGGGTCTCCCCCAGCAGATCCCCCTCCACATCCTGGATGAAGACTACACTGGACAGGCCAGa TGCATGCTGGAAAAAGTCGGGAACTGGAATtttgacattttcctctttaataAGTTGACAAACG GAAACAGCCTGATCAACCTCACCTTTCACCTGCTGAACCAGTATGGCCTGATAGAGCTCTTCCAGTTGGACATGGTCAAACTCTGGAGGTTCCTAGTCATGGTCCAGGAGGACTACCACAACGACAACCCCTACCACAACGCTGTCCACGCTGCAGACGTCACCCAGGCCATGTACTGCTTCTTGCAGGAACCTATG CTGTCAAAGTCTCTGACCTCCTGTGACATTCTGCTGGGCTTGTTGGCAGCCGCCACGCATGATCTGGACCATCCAGGGGTCAACCAGCCTTTCCTCATCAAGACCAACCACTATCTCGCCACCCTGTACAGG AATACCTCAGTTTTGGAAAACCACCACTGGAAGTCTGCAGTAGGTCTGCTCCGAGAGACCGGGCTGTTCTCTCATCTGCCCCCTGAGGACAG CCGGAACATGGAGGCGGACCTGGGTTCGTTGATCCTGGCCACAGACATCAGCAGACAGAACGATTACCTGTCCAGGTTCCGACGGCACCTGGACCAGGACGACCTGTGCTTGAGCAACGCCAGCCACCGTCATTTCGTGCTGCAG ATGGCCCTGAAGTGCGCCGACATCTGTAACCCCTGCAGACCGTGGGAACTGAGCAAGCAGTGGAGCGAGAAAGTGACCGAGGAGTTCTTCCAACAAG GGGATATCGAGAAGAAGCACAAACTTGAAATCAGCCCTGTTTGTGATCGAGCGTCCAACACAGTTGGGAACATTCAGATAG GCTTCATGACGTACGTGGCGGAGCCGCTGTTCGTGGAGTGGGCCCGTTTTTCCGACACCCGTCTGTCCCAGACCATGCTGGGCCACATGGGGCTGAACAAGGCCAGCTGGGGCAGCCTGCAACAGGAACAAAGTTCGGCCGGCGAGGAGACGAGGCCCGGCGCGGCCAACGTCGACGATACCGCTGCCCGGAGAGACGGCACCGGGCACGTGGCAACGGGAGGAAACGGCTCCAAAGAAATACCTCAGGGAAGCAGAGGATGTTGA